In the genome of Persephonella sp. KM09-Lau-8, one region contains:
- the mtnA gene encoding S-methyl-5-thioribose-1-phosphate isomerase, which yields MRRIKDLRPIKFENETLYAINQLLLPKELKWEALRTYQDVAKAIKDMIIRGAPLIGIVGAYGFAIGIKQLVDEGKDFSEAQKILDTLKNTRPTAVNLFWALDRIWNKFEKYLSQNKSPEEIVKLLFKEANRIELEDYHANKSIGGYGQVLLPQKANILTHCNTGALATSGWGTALGVIRSAYEEGKDITVFVDETRPYLQGARLTAWELVYEGIPHYLITDNSAGFLMAMGKIDAIIVGADRITRNGDVANKIGTYSLSVLAKEHNIPFYVAAPTSTFDLETASGKDIVIEERSEDEVKKCGGCDIAPEETKAINYSFDITPAANISAIITEKGIISHIDEEHITKFLKFRG from the coding sequence TTGAGAAGAATAAAAGACCTTAGACCTATAAAGTTTGAAAATGAAACCCTTTATGCAATAAATCAGCTACTTCTTCCAAAAGAGCTCAAATGGGAAGCGCTCAGAACCTATCAGGATGTTGCAAAAGCAATAAAAGATATGATTATAAGAGGAGCTCCACTAATTGGAATAGTTGGGGCTTATGGTTTTGCAATTGGAATAAAGCAATTAGTGGATGAAGGAAAAGATTTTTCAGAGGCTCAAAAAATCCTTGATACCCTAAAAAACACACGTCCAACAGCTGTAAATCTTTTCTGGGCACTGGATAGAATATGGAATAAATTTGAGAAATATTTAAGCCAGAATAAATCCCCAGAAGAAATTGTAAAACTATTATTTAAAGAAGCTAACAGGATAGAGCTTGAAGATTACCATGCCAACAAGTCTATAGGAGGCTACGGACAGGTTTTACTTCCCCAAAAGGCAAATATTCTGACCCACTGCAACACAGGTGCACTTGCCACATCCGGCTGGGGAACAGCACTGGGGGTAATAAGAAGTGCCTACGAAGAAGGAAAAGATATTACCGTTTTTGTTGATGAAACAAGACCTTATCTACAGGGTGCAAGGCTAACAGCATGGGAATTAGTTTATGAAGGAATTCCCCATTATCTGATTACTGACAACTCCGCCGGTTTTTTAATGGCAATGGGAAAAATAGATGCGATTATTGTAGGTGCAGACAGGATAACCAGAAATGGAGATGTTGCTAATAAAATTGGAACATACTCACTTTCCGTTTTAGCGAAGGAACACAACATTCCATTTTATGTTGCTGCTCCAACTTCCACATTTGACCTTGAAACAGCCTCAGGAAAGGATATAGTTATAGAAGAGAGATCAGAAGATGAGGTCAAAAAATGTGGGGGATGTGATATAGCTCCAGAAGAAACAAAAGCCATTAATTACTCCTTTGATATCACTCCTGCAGCTAACATTTCTGCGATAATTACCGAAAAAGGAATAATATCCCACATAGATGAAGAGCATATTACAAAATTCTTAAAGTTTAGAGGTTGA
- a CDS encoding YvcK family protein: MKVVAIGGGTGLSSLLRGIKHLVPDTIQELSAIVTVADNGGSSGRLREEMQIPAPGDIRNCIVALAEDEDILAKVFQYRFSEGEGLKGHSFGNLFLSVLTKITGDFLEAVEITSDILKIKGKIIPSTDQIVDIVAEFTDGTVIKGETQITEYGKKLKGKIKKIWMEPSDVKAPEEAIKEIKNADVIILGPGSLFTSIIPNLLVKDIRDAILESKAYKIYICNVMTQYGETDQFTASDHIKAIHEVVGKPFINAAIINTKIPPDNLLKKYLKENAEPVTADAGNISRMGITVYAEDLLKVGDYVRHDPEKLTSVLVKIFNQIKHKSTV, encoded by the coding sequence ATGAAAGTAGTAGCCATAGGTGGTGGGACAGGATTATCATCATTACTTAGAGGAATAAAACATTTGGTTCCGGATACAATACAGGAGCTTTCTGCAATAGTAACAGTGGCAGACAACGGTGGAAGCTCCGGAAGACTCAGGGAGGAGATGCAAATACCTGCCCCTGGAGATATTAGAAATTGCATTGTAGCCCTTGCTGAAGATGAAGATATTCTGGCAAAGGTTTTTCAATATAGATTTTCTGAAGGAGAAGGTCTAAAAGGGCATAGTTTTGGAAATCTGTTTTTATCTGTTTTAACCAAGATAACAGGAGATTTCCTTGAAGCCGTTGAAATAACATCAGACATCCTTAAGATTAAAGGTAAAATTATCCCTTCTACAGACCAGATTGTTGATATAGTTGCAGAGTTTACTGATGGGACTGTTATAAAAGGAGAAACCCAGATCACTGAATACGGTAAAAAGTTGAAAGGCAAAATCAAAAAAATCTGGATGGAACCTTCCGACGTAAAAGCTCCTGAAGAAGCAATTAAAGAAATCAAAAATGCCGATGTGATAATTCTGGGACCTGGTAGTTTGTTCACAAGTATAATTCCAAATCTACTGGTGAAGGATATTAGAGATGCAATACTTGAAAGCAAGGCTTACAAAATTTATATCTGTAATGTAATGACCCAGTATGGGGAAACAGACCAGTTTACAGCTTCAGACCATATAAAAGCAATCCATGAAGTAGTAGGAAAACCTTTTATAAATGCGGCAATAATAAACACAAAAATTCCTCCAGACAACCTGCTTAAAAAATATCTAAAAGAAAATGCCGAACCTGTTACAGCTGATGCAGGTAATATATCAAGAATGGGAATTACTGTTTATGCAGAAGACTTACTAAAAGTTGGAGATTATGTAAGACACGACCCTGAGAAACTAACTTCCGTTCTTGTTAAGATATTTAATCAGATAAAACATAAAAGCACTGTTTAA
- a CDS encoding phosphoribosylanthranilate isomerase has protein sequence MRDYVIKICGIRHIPQAIKIADFGATHIGMIYFPKSPRHIEIPQIQSIASAIKGKAKSVAVVVNPELSEVRRLLNIVDIIQFHGDEDIEFVKNFPKERVFKAFRIKDEKDINKMEPFFKERYTVLIDAFSEKAYGGTGKQIDRDIAKKVIDMYDRVILSGGLSPENLEELLKELKPYGVDASSKLEKEPGIKDLEKTRRFIEIARKYYESAD, from the coding sequence ATGAGGGATTACGTTATAAAAATCTGTGGTATTAGACATATTCCACAGGCGATTAAGATTGCAGATTTTGGGGCAACCCATATTGGTATGATTTATTTTCCCAAAAGCCCAAGGCATATAGAAATTCCACAGATACAGAGTATTGCCAGTGCAATAAAAGGTAAAGCAAAATCTGTTGCAGTTGTTGTAAATCCTGAACTATCGGAAGTTAGGAGATTGCTGAATATTGTAGATATTATTCAGTTCCATGGGGATGAGGATATAGAGTTTGTTAAAAATTTTCCAAAGGAAAGGGTCTTTAAAGCTTTTAGAATAAAAGATGAAAAAGATATCAATAAAATGGAACCATTCTTTAAGGAAAGATACACAGTGCTGATAGATGCATTTTCAGAAAAGGCTTACGGTGGCACAGGTAAACAGATAGATAGAGATATTGCTAAAAAAGTTATAGATATGTATGACAGGGTTATTCTTTCAGGGGGGCTTTCACCTGAAAATCTTGAAGAACTCTTAAAAGAACTAAAACCCTATGGTGTTGATGCCTCATCAAAGCTTGAAAAAGAACCAGGAATAAAAGACCTGGAAAAAACCAGAAGATTTATTGAGATAGCAAGGAAATATTATGAGTCAGCTGATTAA
- the nadB gene encoding L-aspartate oxidase, whose amino-acid sequence MERYLLEFDTETLPEIKTDTVIVGAGLAGLTVAYQLLRLGIKPLIITKKPPDISNSFLAQGGIAAAIGKDDDPEYHYLDTIQAGKGLCIEKNVRVLVEEGLERVIDLINLGVPFDKYNGKILLTREGAHSHRRVLHIKDKTGAQISSTIYSFVKDQIDFYTGYYLEEILTVDDIYTGIIISNGKEKKLIRSKSLVLATGGYSPIYKRNTSAYNISGDSISVAYRAGCILRDLEFVQFHPTALYVEGHPAYLLTEALRGEGALLINEKGERFINEMKPRDEVSRAIFDQYKQGHKVFLDLNPLKEKEIDIAKRFPTIYALITEFGFQDSLKIPVSPAAHYSIGGIKATANGKTNIQGLFAVGEVSCTGIHGANRLASNSLLECVTFGYKTAYSVYTYNLYSEIKDIHIKNSIRLNKEMSHNQKLKFLQKIKEIMWENVGLERSEDTLKKAYEEIKEIQEQLKSFSNVRYLLDLTYLSEGIILSALSRKESRGTHYRTDFPEEKDEYRKHTTIYNNLKIKLEVY is encoded by the coding sequence ATGGAAAGATATCTTTTAGAATTTGATACGGAAACTCTACCAGAAATAAAGACAGATACAGTAATAGTTGGAGCTGGTCTGGCAGGGCTTACAGTTGCATACCAGCTTTTACGCCTCGGTATTAAACCCTTAATTATAACCAAAAAACCTCCAGATATATCAAACTCATTTCTTGCACAGGGCGGAATAGCAGCCGCTATCGGCAAGGATGATGACCCTGAATATCATTATCTGGATACAATTCAAGCAGGCAAAGGATTGTGTATAGAAAAAAATGTAAGGGTGCTGGTTGAAGAAGGGCTGGAAAGGGTTATAGACCTTATTAATCTTGGTGTTCCCTTTGATAAATACAACGGGAAAATACTTCTTACCAGAGAAGGAGCCCATTCCCATAGACGGGTTTTACATATAAAGGATAAAACAGGTGCACAGATAAGCTCTACAATATATAGCTTTGTTAAAGACCAGATTGATTTCTATACCGGCTATTATCTTGAAGAAATTCTTACAGTAGATGATATATATACAGGAATAATAATCAGCAATGGAAAAGAAAAAAAACTAATAAGGAGCAAATCCTTAGTCCTTGCAACAGGAGGCTATAGTCCTATATACAAAAGAAACACCTCTGCATATAACATATCAGGAGATAGCATATCTGTTGCTTATAGAGCAGGATGTATCCTGAGAGACCTTGAGTTTGTTCAATTCCATCCTACAGCACTTTATGTTGAAGGACATCCAGCATATCTCCTGACAGAAGCCCTTAGAGGAGAAGGAGCTCTCCTTATCAATGAAAAGGGGGAAAGATTTATAAATGAGATGAAACCCCGTGATGAAGTTTCAAGGGCGATTTTTGACCAGTATAAGCAGGGGCATAAAGTATTTTTAGACCTTAATCCTCTCAAAGAAAAAGAGATAGATATAGCAAAAAGATTTCCAACAATATATGCTCTTATTACAGAATTTGGTTTTCAGGACAGTTTAAAAATTCCTGTTAGCCCAGCAGCCCATTACTCAATAGGTGGAATAAAAGCTACAGCAAACGGGAAAACAAATATTCAGGGACTTTTTGCTGTTGGGGAAGTATCCTGCACAGGTATTCACGGTGCAAACAGACTGGCAAGCAACTCCCTCCTTGAATGTGTAACATTTGGATACAAAACAGCATATTCAGTTTATACTTATAATCTATATTCTGAGATAAAAGATATTCATATTAAAAACAGCATAAGATTAAATAAGGAAATGTCCCATAACCAAAAACTCAAGTTTTTACAAAAAATAAAAGAAATAATGTGGGAAAATGTAGGTCTTGAAAGGTCTGAAGACACTTTGAAGAAAGCTTATGAGGAAATCAAAGAAATACAAGAACAGCTAAAAAGTTTTTCAAATGTTAGGTATTTACTTGATTTGACATATTTATCAGAGGGTATAATATTATCAGCATTAAGCAGAAAAGAAAGCAGAGGAACCCATTACAGAACTGATTTTCCTGAAGAAAAAGATGAATACAGAAAACACACAACGATTTATAATAATTTAAAAATAAAACTGGAGGTATATTAG
- a CDS encoding 3-isopropylmalate dehydratase small subunit: MKIEGRVWKFGDDINTDEIIPARYLVTTDPKELAKHVMEDADPEFPNKVQPGDIIVAGKNFGCGSSREHAPLALKGAEIGAIIAESFARIFYRNAINLGLPIIESPEAAREIEEGDIVEIDFDEGKIINKTKGKEYTFKPLPESLKKVFEAGGLMEYAKDKLKGE; encoded by the coding sequence TTGAAAATAGAAGGTAGAGTCTGGAAGTTTGGTGATGATATTAATACTGATGAAATAATTCCTGCAAGATATCTTGTTACAACTGACCCAAAAGAACTTGCAAAACATGTTATGGAAGACGCTGATCCTGAATTCCCAAATAAAGTCCAGCCAGGAGATATAATCGTTGCAGGCAAAAACTTCGGTTGTGGTTCTTCGAGGGAACATGCACCACTGGCCTTGAAAGGTGCTGAGATAGGTGCCATTATCGCAGAAAGTTTTGCAAGAATTTTCTACAGAAATGCGATAAATCTGGGTCTTCCTATTATAGAATCCCCTGAAGCTGCAAGAGAAATAGAAGAAGGGGATATTGTTGAAATTGATTTTGATGAAGGAAAAATAATAAACAAAACAAAAGGCAAAGAATATACATTCAAGCCTTTACCTGAAAGTCTTAAAAAAGTTTTTGAAGCAGGTGGATTAATGGAGTATGCCAAAGATAAGTTAAAAGGAGAATAA
- the infC gene encoding translation initiation factor IF-3 translates to MQELRINNQIRAKEVRLIDEKGQNLGIVPIEEALRLAEERDLDLVEVSPNANPPVCKIMDYGKYKFEQKKKEKEAKKKQKAKMQNVKEIKFRIKIEDHDYQTKVRHIREFIEHGDKVKVWIWFRGRENVHPELGEKLANRIIEDVSDIAKVEKPPKKEGRNMLFTLVPKTNK, encoded by the coding sequence ATTCAGGAGTTAAGAATTAATAATCAGATTAGAGCAAAAGAAGTAAGGCTCATTGATGAGAAAGGGCAGAACTTAGGGATTGTTCCTATTGAGGAAGCACTCAGACTGGCAGAAGAAAGAGACCTTGACCTTGTTGAAGTATCTCCAAATGCTAACCCACCTGTATGCAAAATAATGGATTACGGAAAATATAAGTTTGAGCAGAAAAAGAAGGAAAAGGAAGCCAAGAAAAAACAAAAAGCTAAAATGCAAAATGTCAAAGAGATTAAATTCAGAATAAAAATTGAAGACCATGATTATCAAACAAAAGTGAGACATATTAGAGAATTTATTGAACATGGGGACAAGGTCAAGGTCTGGATATGGTTCAGAGGAAGGGAGAATGTCCATCCAGAATTAGGAGAAAAACTTGCCAACAGAATTATTGAGGATGTTTCTGACATAGCAAAAGTTGAAAAGCCACCTAAAAAAGAAGGAAGAAATATGCTGTTTACCCTTGTCCCAAAAACAAATAAATAA
- a CDS encoding CDP-alcohol phosphatidyltransferase family protein: protein MSQLIKQIKPVLEEKISPIIELFYKIGISPNFLTITGLILIIAGSYFLAVQNFIVAGILLTLGNICDALDGALARRFNQTSRFGAFLDSVIDRLSDAFPLMAIVYIFRNDDILLGISLVAIVFSFLVSYTRARAEGLGIECKVGFFERPERSIILIVSVFLSRVDIGIILIAIGAVITSLQRIYCMYQKA from the coding sequence ATGAGTCAGCTGATTAAACAGATAAAACCAGTTCTTGAGGAAAAGATATCTCCTATCATAGAACTATTTTATAAGATTGGAATTTCACCTAATTTTTTAACAATCACAGGGCTTATTTTGATTATTGCAGGTAGCTATTTTCTTGCTGTTCAAAATTTTATAGTTGCTGGAATTTTACTTACCCTTGGAAACATATGTGATGCCCTTGATGGCGCACTTGCAAGGCGTTTCAATCAAACCTCCAGATTTGGAGCATTCCTTGATTCAGTAATAGATAGACTTTCTGATGCTTTTCCTTTAATGGCTATTGTCTATATTTTTAGGAATGATGATATTCTTTTGGGTATATCCCTTGTTGCAATTGTTTTCTCATTTCTGGTTAGCTACACAAGAGCAAGGGCTGAAGGTCTCGGAATTGAATGTAAGGTTGGTTTTTTTGAAAGACCAGAAAGGTCTATTATTCTGATTGTCTCTGTTTTCCTTTCCAGAGTGGATATAGGAATTATCTTGATTGCTATCGGTGCAGTTATAACATCTCTCCAGAGGATATATTGTATGTATCAAAAGGCATAA
- a CDS encoding tetratricopeptide repeat protein — protein MLKKIFALFSLSAVAFSCAAVKGKETSGNVYFYYTACKYAAESNDYRDALYFCEKALKIAPEEEELYKEAIRTAIRAKNREKALYFLDKYVKNFVSKKNKPEFYTYAASIYLHLGENERAENLLKQAIKNFPDNERLLQVLVDIYLKQGKIDEAEKVLKKLIALHPDNPKIHYILARIYLFKQEEDKAIKELEKVIEIDPLHTPAFTLLGTIYSQQRKWKEAERVYKKVLEKDPKNLEALNRLFQIYVQTDQDEKAEKIINKIVELYPNAKDALLKKFLLYLKENKAKEVVKDLERLYAKDPNNLTVAMILGMAYESIGEYRLAEELYLKVLQQNPENIDVLERLAEVYVKQKKYDLAIDVLQKMFKLQPTDHHILLMIADLEDKKGDIEKALEYVKKAEEINPSDPVVYFYKGIYYDKLGDWENAEKAFLKALKLRPAFPDALNYLGYSYIVRGIAIDKGIELVKKALQYVPDNPAYLDSLGWGYFKKGDYQKAYEYIKKAYEKMSDDPVLTEHMAEVLEALGKKEEALKLYKKALSIIEKTGEEGEPGLKKRIIEKLKKLQK, from the coding sequence ATGCTTAAAAAAATATTTGCCCTGTTCTCCTTAAGTGCAGTAGCCTTCTCATGTGCAGCTGTAAAAGGGAAAGAAACCTCTGGAAATGTATATTTTTACTATACTGCCTGTAAATATGCCGCAGAAAGTAATGATTATAGGGATGCCCTTTATTTTTGTGAAAAAGCCTTAAAAATAGCACCTGAGGAAGAGGAACTCTATAAAGAAGCCATAAGAACAGCAATAAGAGCAAAAAACAGAGAAAAAGCCCTTTATTTTTTAGATAAATATGTAAAAAATTTCGTATCTAAGAAAAATAAACCAGAGTTTTATACTTATGCTGCTTCAATATATTTACATTTAGGAGAAAATGAAAGGGCTGAAAACCTGCTAAAACAGGCAATAAAGAACTTTCCAGATAATGAAAGATTACTCCAAGTCCTTGTTGATATTTATCTTAAACAAGGGAAGATTGATGAGGCTGAAAAAGTTTTAAAAAAACTGATAGCCTTACATCCTGATAATCCTAAAATTCATTATATCCTTGCAAGGATATATTTATTCAAACAGGAAGAGGACAAAGCAATAAAAGAACTGGAAAAAGTTATTGAAATAGACCCATTACATACGCCAGCATTTACTTTGTTAGGAACTATATATTCCCAGCAGAGAAAATGGAAAGAGGCAGAAAGAGTATATAAAAAGGTTTTAGAAAAAGACCCTAAAAATCTTGAAGCTCTTAATAGACTATTCCAGATATATGTTCAGACAGACCAGGATGAAAAAGCAGAAAAAATTATAAACAAAATTGTTGAACTTTACCCAAATGCCAAAGATGCACTGCTTAAAAAGTTTTTGCTGTATTTAAAAGAGAATAAGGCAAAAGAAGTTGTAAAAGACCTGGAAAGATTATATGCAAAAGACCCAAATAATCTTACTGTAGCAATGATTCTGGGAATGGCTTATGAAAGTATTGGGGAATATAGACTTGCAGAAGAGTTATACCTGAAAGTTTTACAACAAAATCCAGAAAATATTGATGTTTTAGAAAGACTTGCAGAAGTTTATGTGAAACAGAAAAAATATGACCTGGCTATAGATGTTCTCCAAAAAATGTTTAAACTCCAACCTACAGACCATCATATTTTACTTATGATTGCAGATTTAGAAGATAAAAAGGGAGATATAGAAAAAGCCCTTGAATATGTGAAAAAAGCTGAAGAAATAAATCCTTCAGACCCTGTTGTCTATTTTTATAAAGGTATCTACTACGACAAATTAGGTGATTGGGAAAATGCAGAAAAGGCATTTTTAAAAGCTCTAAAACTCAGACCTGCATTTCCAGATGCCCTGAACTATCTGGGTTATTCCTACATAGTAAGGGGCATAGCTATAGATAAAGGAATTGAGCTTGTGAAGAAAGCCCTCCAGTATGTGCCTGATAATCCAGCTTATCTTGATAGTCTTGGATGGGGATATTTTAAGAAAGGTGATTATCAAAAGGCGTATGAGTATATCAAAAAAGCTTATGAAAAAATGTCAGATGACCCTGTCCTGACTGAGCATATGGCAGAGGTATTAGAAGCTCTTGGTAAAAAAGAAGAGGCTTTAAAACTTTACAAAAAAGCACTTTCTATAATTGAAAAAACAGGGGAAGAAGGGGAACCTGGACTGAAAAAAAGAATTATTGAAAAACTTAAGAAACTTCAAAAATGA
- a CDS encoding universal stress protein — MQFKKILVGVDFSEDSRKVIDSAVFLAKLFDSELKLIHIVENLIFPAALDDLEPMVDPEEFARIVKTVEEIVEKASQELEKIAEEIKEKEGLKVKFLVKTGDIAEEILETCESGNFDLLVIGAHKETFTGSLLLGNEAEKIVNKARNSVLVVKGKPLTQINKILCGYDFLPNSIEAFETAKEIAKKVGAEIDIVHADNEEIFAHLAHIYESVFNKKVQMLKQLKENTEKEGIKVDFEIIKASPDKAILEAIKDFNPDMVVVGKRQRKDIKRFFLGTIAMKVVKGSPVPVLIVRRR, encoded by the coding sequence ATGCAATTTAAAAAAATCCTTGTGGGGGTTGATTTTTCCGAAGACAGTAGAAAAGTTATCGACTCGGCGGTATTTCTTGCAAAGCTTTTTGACAGTGAATTAAAGCTTATTCATATTGTTGAAAATTTAATTTTTCCTGCAGCTCTTGACGACCTTGAGCCTATGGTAGACCCTGAAGAATTTGCAAGAATAGTAAAAACCGTTGAGGAAATAGTTGAAAAAGCATCTCAGGAGTTGGAAAAAATAGCAGAGGAGATAAAAGAAAAAGAAGGTTTAAAGGTTAAATTTCTGGTAAAAACAGGGGATATTGCTGAGGAAATTCTTGAAACCTGCGAAAGCGGAAATTTTGACCTGCTTGTTATAGGGGCCCACAAGGAAACATTTACAGGTAGCTTACTTTTAGGGAATGAAGCTGAAAAAATAGTTAACAAAGCCAGAAATTCTGTTCTTGTTGTAAAAGGTAAGCCACTTACACAGATTAATAAAATACTGTGCGGATATGATTTCTTACCTAACTCTATAGAGGCTTTTGAAACTGCAAAAGAAATAGCCAAAAAAGTTGGTGCAGAAATAGATATAGTTCATGCAGACAATGAAGAGATATTCGCCCATTTAGCCCACATATATGAGAGTGTATTCAATAAAAAAGTTCAGATGCTTAAACAATTAAAAGAAAACACTGAAAAAGAAGGAATTAAAGTTGATTTTGAAATAATAAAAGCTTCTCCAGATAAGGCAATTTTAGAAGCGATTAAGGATTTCAATCCAGATATGGTAGTGGTAGGAAAAAGACAGAGAAAAGATATTAAAAGATTTTTCCTTGGAACTATTGCAATGAAAGTTGTTAAAGGTTCTCCTGTGCCTGTATTAATAGTAAGAAGAAGGTAG
- a CDS encoding NAD(P)-dependent oxidoreductase, producing MKVYFFGIEEWEKLHIQRRLKEKNINGEFLFFKEALDENTVEKAKDAEVVSVFIYSKLNKEVIDRMPNLKLIITRSSGYDHIDVEYAKQKGIQVAYIPGYGNNTVAEYTFALILALARKFKPMIERTTQGILSREGLMGIDIMGKTIGIVGTGRIGSHVAKIAYGFGMKILAYDRSKNKELVENYGVEYVGLEELLSRSDIVTVHLPYNKATHYLINRFNIKLMKMDAMLINTSRGEVVELDAIIEALKEGRLAGGVGLDTIEAEITVEEELIKKTGLTAFKLKKAAEAQYLLNQENVIVSPHLAYYTKDASERILDMTVDNLENFIKEGKPLTPVP from the coding sequence ATGAAGGTATATTTCTTTGGGATAGAAGAGTGGGAAAAGTTGCATATTCAAAGAAGATTAAAAGAAAAAAATATAAATGGAGAGTTTTTATTTTTCAAAGAAGCTCTGGATGAAAATACTGTGGAAAAAGCAAAAGATGCTGAGGTGGTAAGTGTTTTTATATACTCCAAACTGAATAAAGAAGTAATAGACCGTATGCCTAATCTAAAGCTGATTATCACCCGTTCATCCGGTTACGACCATATTGATGTTGAATATGCAAAACAAAAAGGTATTCAGGTGGCATATATCCCGGGATATGGAAATAACACTGTTGCTGAATACACATTTGCCTTAATCCTTGCCCTTGCCAGAAAATTTAAACCTATGATTGAAAGAACAACACAAGGTATCCTCTCCCGTGAAGGATTAATGGGCATAGACATAATGGGGAAAACCATTGGTATAGTTGGAACCGGAAGAATAGGCAGTCATGTCGCAAAAATAGCCTATGGATTTGGAATGAAAATTCTGGCTTATGATAGGTCAAAAAATAAGGAACTTGTGGAAAATTATGGTGTTGAGTATGTAGGTCTTGAAGAACTTCTATCAAGGTCAGATATAGTAACAGTGCATCTTCCCTACAACAAGGCAACCCACTACCTAATCAATAGATTTAATATCAAACTTATGAAAATGGATGCCATGCTTATAAATACTTCAAGGGGTGAGGTTGTTGAACTGGATGCTATTATTGAAGCTCTCAAAGAGGGAAGACTTGCTGGGGGAGTTGGACTGGATACAATTGAGGCAGAAATAACTGTTGAAGAAGAATTAATTAAAAAAACAGGACTTACAGCCTTCAAACTCAAAAAAGCAGCAGAAGCACAATACTTACTTAATCAGGAAAATGTAATCGTATCTCCCCACCTTGCCTATTACACAAAAGACGCATCAGAAAGAATACTTGATATGACAGTTGATAATTTAGAAAACTTTATCAAAGAAGGAAAACCTCTAACTCCTGTGCCATAA